In one Drosophila pseudoobscura strain MV-25-SWS-2005 chromosome X, UCI_Dpse_MV25, whole genome shotgun sequence genomic region, the following are encoded:
- the LOC4813145 gene encoding inactive ubiquitin carboxyl-terminal hydrolase MINDY-4B — MRSQVQTGHRTVPREKSFANESQSGAKVSSGNRNHPAEHDIQLEMNKEFITQGGLPITSELATDLRNLIFGTAAIPMRAEWLQTSFVFGAPKEELAYGLRSPRNATRGLLSVVQGFVLKYLLFARKTSRVAALTDPLLANAEMQREALFCALVEILRTISDKGKVTMVLPSEDEVFVDHSASYFHDSVTEKLYVFTLSPNEELEHFMKRNFKYFSEEETPGTLLFLYSAVLTRSMGKVRTDLDSSKSSPLTMSNHEEGSLMIVTLLLTGRATPYIHNGVVNVGDESSYAVPQYGVLKRCMIGLLLWDIESSSAAVNQSRQPGSRLKTPNYPIWVTSCTGHYGVVFNRNPDLLRNYHAESRFDVNYYSCSGHQIQMTIDNRTYNEQALVMLERQPITPEGTSMAGKPAGKDGEASAAAAPTPGGGAPAGGGVGAASGGGVGGAASGASGSSDVVAKEESTLNTPLQRLIRTKWEEATISFHVQPSMLSYLFSTTQ; from the exons ATGCGGAGCCAAGTCCAGACAGGGCACAGAACTGTGCCTCGCGAGAAATCATTCGCCAACGAGTCGCAGAGTGGAGCAAAGGTCTCTAGCGGAAACAGAAATCATCCAGCGGAACACGACATCCAATTAGAAATGAACAAGGAGTTCATCACCCAGGGTGGTTTGCCCATAACATCCGAATTGGCAACG GATCTGCGCAATCTGATCTTTGGCACTGCCGCCATCCCCATGCGTGCCGAGTGGCTGCAGACGTCCTTTGTCTTTGGAGCGCCCAAGGAGGAGCTTGCATACGGCCTTCGATCGCCCCGAAACGCCACCCGTGGCCTGCTGTCCGTCGTCCAAGGATTCGTTCTCAAGTATTTGCTCTTCGCCCGCAAGACCAGCCGTGTGGCTGCCCTCACCGA CCCGCTCCTGGCCAACGCCGAGATGCAGAGGGAGGCCCTCTTCTGTGCCCTGGTAGAGATACTCCGAACCATTTCGGACAAGGGAAAGGTGACCATGGTACTGCCGTCAGAGGACGAGGTCTTTGTGGATCACAGTGCCAGCTACTTCCACGACTCGGTAACCGAGAAG CTCTATGTCTTTACCCTGTCGCCCAACGAGGAGCTAGAGCATTTTATGAAGCGGAATTTCAAATAC TTTTCAGAGGAAGAGACCCCTGGCACTCTGCTGTTTCTTTATAGCGCCGTCCTCACGCGATCCATGGGAAA AGTGCGCACGGACCTGGACTCCTCGAAATCCTCGCCCCTCACAATGAGCAACCACGAGGAGGGCTCTCTGATGATTGTCACCTTGTTGCTGACGGGACGTGCCACGCCCTACATACACAACGGCGTCGTCAATGTGGGCGATGAAAGTAGCTAT GCGGTTCCGCAGTACGGAGTGCTCAAACGATGTATGATCGGTCTGCTGCTGTGGGACATCGAGTCCTCTAGC GCAGCGGTTAATCAATCCCGACAGCCGGGCTCACGGCTCAAGACGCCCAACTATCCCATCTGGGTAACGAGCTGCACAGGCCACTACGGTGTGGTGTTCAACCGGAATCCGGACCTGCTGCGCAACTACCACGCGGAGTCGCGCTTCGATGTGAACTACTATAGCTGTTCGGGGCATCAGATACAGATGACCATCGACAATCGCACGTACAATGAGCAGGCATTGGTCATGTTGGAGCGGCAACCAATCACACCGGAGGGTACCTCGATGGCGGGAAAGCCAGCCGGAAAGGATGGAGAAGcgagcgctgctgctgctccgactCCGGGTGGAGGTGCTCCTGCCGGTGGCGGTGTGGGTGCCGCTAGCGGCGGcggtgttggtggtgctgctaGTGGCGCTAGCGGTAGTAGCGATGTGGTCGCCAAGGAGGAGTCAACGCTCAACACGCCGTTGCAGCGTTTGATTCGTACCAAGTGGGAAGAGGCAACTATAAGCTTTCACGTGCAGCCATCGATGTTGAGTTATCTTTTTAGTACCACACAGTAG
- the Adck5 gene encoding uncharacterized aarF domain-containing protein kinase 5 — MQKTHRLQQLLQLGSRIRIRRFGRQSQVPQNSERRSFPIGRVGLVLAGVGAIGYDGIVNDFTYCGASVRFVRSLKTAGLIAADYMWLDENVAEYETRLKALHQKSAERLLETCLLNGGLYIKVGQGVAAINHILPIEYTSTLSRLQDRCIPTTKADVRKVFHKDFGQLPEQIYEEFNYKPVAAASLAQVFQAKLPSGEHVAVKVQYSDLQKRFISDLGTIMFLQDIVEFFFKDYNFGWILRDVRKNLVQEMNFVQEGRNAERCAFDMKKFNFVHVPKVYWPYTKTRVLTLEWMDGCKISDLEAIAARKLSVQDIDVKLFNTFAEQIFYTGFVHADPHPGNIFVRRNESSGRADIILLDHGLYEELPVEVRGPLCEFWEATVLRNESKMQAAAEKIGIADYMRFAEVLFQQPIRIRGGRIRSKLSEEDIQHMQEVARKNFESIMGTLKEMPRSMLFVVRNLNTVRAISHQHGDVVNRPRVMARYAQRCLYMQRGRTSPYQYVCWLFRRVYFEYCLWESAFRLRLISMYFNALYLVGRAPASARTVMRNTLTQPDGSPIPS, encoded by the exons atgcaaaaaaCTCAT CGACTGCAGCAACTACTACAATTGGGCAGCAGGATTCGTATTAGAAGATTTGGGAGACAAAGTCAGGTTCCCCAGAACAGTGAGAGGAGATCATTTCCCATTGGACGGGtgggcctggtcctggccgGTGTCGGCGCCATTGGCTATGATGGAATTGTCAACGACTTTACGTACTGCGGGGCGTCGGTGCGCTTTGTGCGCTCTCTCAAAACAGCCGGACTAATTGCTGCGGACTATATGTGGCTGGACGAGAACGTTGCCGAATACGAGACCAGGCTGAAGGCGCTGCACCAAAAGAGTGCCGAGCGCCTGCTGGAGACGTGTCTGCTCAATGGCGGCCTTTATATAAAGGTGGGCCAGGGCGTTGCGGCCATCAATCACATACTGCCGATCGAGTACACCAGCACACTGTCAAGGCTGCAGGACAGATGCATCCCGACGACAAAAGCCGATGTGCGCAAGGTGTTCCACAAGGACTTTGGCCAGCTGCCCGAGCAAATCTATGAGGAATTCAACTACAAGCCGGTAGCAGCAGCCAGCCTGGCCCAAGTGTTCCAGGCGAAGCTGCCGAGTGGCGAGCACGTGGCCGTTAAGGTGCAGTACAGCGATCTGCAGAAGCGCTTCATCAGCGACCTGGGCACCATCATGTTCCTGCAGGACATTGTCGAGTTCTTCTTCAAGGACTACAACTTCGGCTGGATTTTAAGGGATGTGCGCAAGAATCTGGTCCAGGAGATGAATTTTGTGCAGGAGGGCCGGAATGCCGAGCGCTGTGCCTTCGATATGAAGAAGTTCAACTTTGTTCATGTGCCAAAAGTTTACTGGCCGTACACCAAGACG CGCGTTCTCACCcttgaatggatggatggttgcaAGATCAGCGACCTTGAGGCAATAGCGGCCCGAAAGCTTAGCGTGCAGGACATCGATGTGAAGCTCTTCAACACGTTTGCCGAGCAAATCTTCTACACCGGCTTTGTGCACGCCGATCCGCATCCCGGCAACA TTTTTGTGCGTAGAAATGAAAGCAGTGGGAGAGCCGACATTATTCTGCTGGACCATGGCCTGTACGAGGAGCTGCCGGTCGAGGTGCGTGGCCCGCTCTGTGAGTTCTGGGAGGCCACCGTGTTGCGCAACGAATCGAAGATGCAAGCTGCCGCCGAGAAGATTGGCATCGCTGACTACATGCGCTTCGCCGAGGTGCTCTTCCAGCAGCCCATTCGCATCCGCGGTGGCAGAATCCGAAGCAAATTGTCGGAGGAGGACATCCAGCACATGCAGGAGGTGGCCCGGAAGAATTTTGAATCCATAATGGGCACTCTGAAGGAAATGCCGCGCAGCATGCTGTTTGTT GTCCGCAACCTGAACACCGTGCGCGCCATTAGCCACCAGCACGGCGATGTGGTGAATCGGCCTCGTGTCATGGCCCGCTACGCCCAGCGTTGTCTCTACATGCAGCGCGGCCGAACGTCGCCGTACCAGTACGTCTGTTGGCTGTTTCGTCGTGTATACTTTGAGTATTGCCTGTGGGAGTCGGCCTTCAGGCTACGGCTTATAAGCATGTACTTCAATGCACTATACCTAGTGGGACGTGCCCCAGCGTCGGCCAGGACGGTTATGCGTAATACGCTGACCCAGCCAGACGGCTCCCCGATCCCAAGCTGA
- the LOC26532800 gene encoding uncharacterized protein produces the protein MPPKRKIRTNAPRGNGIHANGYQNWDNNDDERHVSSFALEDSPSSDFEVVLTGKKQRTNGERANPTRVLKQENCAERELHNPIDTEPEGATDFDSGLGQLISLNNILYNNVLKEMLDRLKSIQKTQKAMEEWQKDRDAKIFARLDKIDNELEALQNGTLAIGAASTDSGQWPTKVIPLNPFTLVSELEALEKSLQDDEILKRMVKEFENLNASDYEKYIRMCWRKIFVDELAEKYCWRGTTTKKCIRPLSITLAIRSASRKKYRDFDESVFDRASQKFFQYAHDRLVKLANYVTKAKKVNRDDPLAIPTSDNS, from the exons ATGCCGCCTAAAAGGAAAATCCGCACTAATGCGCCCCGCGGAAATGGAATTCACGCAAATGGGTATCAAAACTGGGACAATAACGACGACGAAAGACATGTCAGTAGCTTCGCATTAGAGGATAGTCCCAGTTCAGACTTTGAGGTTGTTTTGACTGGGAAAAAACAACGAACTAATGGCGAGCGGGCGAATCCCACAAGGGTGTTGAAGCAGGAGAATTGTGCGGAAAGAGAGCTTCACAATCCTATAGATACTGAGCCGGAAGGTGCCACCGACTTCGATTCAGGCTTGGGACAGTTGATTTCGCTCAACAACATATTGTACAATAATGTATTAAAGG AGATGCTAGACCGTCTTAAAAGCatacaaaaaacacagaaagcCATGGAGGAATGGCAAAAAGATAGGGACGCGAAGATCTTCGCGAGGCTGGACAAAATTGACAATGAACTGGAGGCTTTGCAGAATGGTACCCTCGCAATAGGAGCAGCCAGTACGGACAGTGGTCAGTGGCCCACAAAAGTAATACCGCTGAACCCATTTACCCTAGTATCCGAACTTGAAGCATTGGAGAAAAGCCTTCAAGACGACGAAATTCTTAAAAGAATG GTCAAGGAATTTGAGAATTTGAATGCCAGCGACTACGAGAAATACATTCGAATGTGTTGGCGTAAAATATTTGTGGACGAGCTGGCCGAGAAATATTGCTGGAGGGGAACCACGACGAAGAAGTGCATTAGGCCCCTCTCCATTACACTGGCTATTCGAA GTGCATCTAGAAAAAAATATCGCGATTTTGATGAATCCGTTTTCGACCGGGCTTCGCAGAAGTTTTTCCAATATGCACACGACCGGCTTGTGAAACTTGCGAACTATGTCACGAAAGCAAAGAAAGTTAATCGTGACGATCCCTTAGCTATCCCAACCTCTGATAATTCTTAA
- the wls gene encoding protein wntless — MSGTILENLSGRKLSILVGSLLLCQVLCFLLGGLYAPVPAGHTNVLGSLCRENHARQNDTSFFLYSRGEGSCTQVTREEVEQDSMKLANQIVHVFQMPLPRDSRVLDYSRWQQNLIGVLQVEFGYDSSSELREPPKELQLTIDMRLAYRNKGDPDHAWKLYAHGVEHRYLDCVAAHIGSSETLYTCDMIPLFELGALHHSFYLLNLRFPLDTPKQMNLQFGHMHDLTLTAIHQNGGFTHVWLMLKTLLFPFVVGIMVWFWRRVHLLQRSPALLEYMLLYLGGALTFLNLPLEYLSLTIEMPYMLLLSDIRQGIFYAMLLSFWLVFAGEHMLIQDSSNKSTIRSRYWKHLSAVVVGCISLFVFDISERGVQLRNPFYSIWTTPLGAKVAMSFILLAGVSAAVYFLFLCYMISKVFKNIGDKRTSLPSMSQARRLHYEGLIYRFKFLMLATLLCAALTVTGFIMGQMAEGQWKWNDDVEIQLTSAFLTGVYGMWNIYIFALLILYAPSHKQWPTMHHSDETTQSNENIVASAASEEIEFSNLPSDSNPSEISSLTSFTRKVAFE; from the exons ATGTCGGGAACTATACTCGAGAACTTGAGCGGACGGAAACTGTCCATATTGGTGGGCAGCCTGCTGCTGTGTCAAGTGCTgtgcttccttctgggtgggCTGTACGCGCCCGTGCCCGCCGGCCATACTAACGTGCTTGGCTCGCTGTGCAGGGAAAACCATGCGCGCCAGAACGACACCAGCTTCTTTTTGTACTCGCGTGGCGAAGGATCTTGCACCCAGGTTACCCGCGAGGAAGTGGAACAGGACTCGATGAAGCTGGCAAACCAGATCGTGCACGTCTTCCAGATGCCCCTACCGCGCGACAGTCGTGTGCTGGACTACTCGCGCTGGCAACAGAACCTCATTGGCGTGCTGCAAGTGGAATTCGGATATGACTCCTCCTCGGAGCTGCGCGAACCCCCCAAGGAGCTACAGTTGACGATCGACATGCGCCTGGCCTACCGGAACAAGGGGGATCCCGACCACGCGTGGAAGCTGTACGCGCATGGCGTTGAACATCGTTATCTTGATTGTGTTGCCGCCCATATCGGAAGCTCGGAGACGCTCTACACCTGCGACATGATACCTCTTTTTGAGCTTGGGGCCCTGCATCACAGTTTCTATCTACTGAATCTGCGCTTCCCGCTGGACACGCCCAAGCAAATGAACCTCCAGTTTGGGCACATGCACGACCTCACGCTGACTGCAATCCACCAGAACGGTGGCTTCACCCACGTCTGGCTCATGCTGAAAACCCTGCTCTTTCCCTTTGTGGTGGGCATCATGGTCTGGTTCTGGCGCAGGGTTCATCTGCTGCAAAGGTCACCGGCCCTGCTGGAGTACATGCTCCTCTACCTCGGCGGAGCCCTGACATTCCTCAATTTGCCCTTGGAGTACCTGTCGCTCACCATTGAGATGCCCTACATGCTTCTCTTGAGCGACATTCGCCAGGGCATTTTCTATGCCATGTTGCTCTCGTTCTGGCTGGTATTTGCTGGGGAACACATGCTGATCCAAGATTCCTCCAACAAATCGACTATTCGGTCGCGCTACTGGAAGCATCTCTCCGCCGTCGTAGTCGGATGCATCTCTCTGTTTGTCTTTGACATTTCCGAACGAGGAGTGCAGCTGCGCAATCCATTTTACTCCATCTGGACGACCCCGCTGGGGGCCAAAGTGGCCATGAGCTTTATACTTCTGGCTGGAGTTTCGGCGGCCGTATACTTCCTGTTTCTGTGCTACATGATCTCGAAGGTCTTCAAGAACATTGGTGACAAGCGCACTTCGCTGCCGTCAATGTCACAGGCGCGTCGCCTGCACTATGAGG GACTCATCTACCGCTTCAAATTCCTCATGCTGGCCACACTTCTCTGCGCCGCTCTAACCGTGACCGGCTTTATCATGGGCCAGATGGCCGAGGGCCAGTGGAAATGGAATGATGACGTTGAGATTCAGCTGACTTCGGCCTTCTTGACCGGCGTATACGGCATGTGGAACATCTACATTTTTGCCCTGCTCATCCTGTACGCTCCCAGCCACAAACAGTGGCCCACAATGCACCACAGTGACGAGACCACGCAGTCGAATGAAAATATCGTGGCCTCAGCGGCCAGCGAGGAAATCGAGTTCAGCAACCTGCCCTCCGACTCCAACCCCAGTGAGATATCCTCGCTCACCTCCTTCACCCGCAAGGTGGCCTTTGAATAG
- the Alg10 gene encoding putative Dol-P-Glc:Glc(2)Man(9)GlcNAc(2)-PP-Dol alpha-1,2-glucosyltransferase produces the protein MSGSWKLVLPIGFVMYSLPLFLRVNGTSNYIIDEEFHIPQGLAFCRKQFDVWDPKITTFPGLYLIALILNPFNYCTVTGLRLLSLIGAGINIMLLYRIRRRTLAGTGGNSYAAHEAITLSVLPPLYFFSHLYYTDTLSLTMVLMFYHFWQHEAHLPAAVFGAASVLMRQTNIVWVCMVTGITVLDTLVQQCAKRRAVPRGHIRLLGADMWLQLLGTPQLLFSCILSILAKCCFYISVILPFVGFLCINGSIVVGDKSAHEASLNLPQIFYFAIFTAVFAVSNTLRQLRPAVEMLRRNRIFALLAVVSILTVIHLNTVVHPYLLADNRHYTFYVWSRLYGRFWWFRYAMAPAYLFAMTVLYCGLRHMPDSFKLMFPLSLVLVLCFQRLLELRYFLVPYILFRLNTRHTRKGYSEWLELGAHLLLNVATFYVYFTKEFYWQDYSTPQRIIW, from the exons ATGAGTGGATCCTGGAAACTGGTCCTGCCCATTGGCTTTGTGATGTATTCGCTGCCTCTGTTTCTGCGAGTCAACGGTACTTCAAACTACATAATCGACGAGGAGTTTCATATCCCACAGGGCCTTGCTTTTTGTCGAAAACAGTTTGACGTG TGGGACCCGAAGATAACAACGTTTCCCGGCCTATATCTGATTGCCCTCATCTTGAATCCATTCAACTACTGCACAGTGACGGGCTTACGCCTGCTGAGTCTTATCGGCGCGGGCATCAACATAATGCTGCTCTACAGGATCCGACGTCGAACGTTGGCCGGCACAGGCGGCAATTCCTATGCGGCGCACGAGGCAATAACCCTATCGGTCTTGCCGCCACTATACTTTTTCAGTCACCTGTATTACACGGACACCCTGTCGCTGACCATGGTGCTTATGTTCTACCACTTCTGGCAGCATGAGGCACACTTGCCCGCGGCTGTCTTTGGAGCTGCCAGTGTCCTAATGCGCCAAACGAACATCGTGTGGGTTTGCATGGTCACCGGAATCACTGTGCTGGACACGCTCGTCCAGCAGTGCGCCAAGAGGCGTGCAGTGCCCAGAGGACATATCAGACTCCTAGGAGCAGAT ATGTGGCTGCAGCTGTTGGGCACTCCCCAATTGCTGTTTAGCTGTATATTGAGCATTTTGGCCAAGTGCTGCTTTTACATATCCGTCATACTGCCCTTCGTTGGATTCCTGTGCATCAACGGTTCAATTGTAGTGGGTGACAAGAGCGCCCACGAAGCCTCCCTAAATCTGCCGCAAATCTTCTATTTTGCCATATTTACTGCTGTCTTTGCCGTATCTAACACATTACGCCAGCTTCGTCCCGCGGTGGAGATGCTTCGCCGCAATAGAATCTTCGCCCTTCTGGCTGTGGTCTCAATACTTACGGTAATCCACCTAAACACGGTTGTGCATCCATATCTGTTGGCCGATAACCGTCACTACACTTTCTATGTTTGGAGCCGCCTGTATGGTCGGTTCTGGTGGTTTCGCTATGCCATGGCGCCTGCCTATCTGTTCGCCATGACAGTGCTCTACTGCGGGCTGCGTCACATGCCCGACAGCTTTAAGCTGATGTTTCCCCTCAGCCTCGTGCTGGTTCTGTGCTTCCAGCGGCTCCTCGAGCTACGATATTTTCTGGTGCCCTACATCCTTTTCCGGCTAAACACGCGGCACACACGCAAGGGCTACTCCGAGTGGCTGGAGTTGGGCGCCCATCTGCTCCTGAATGTAGCCACATTTTATGTGTACTTCACCAAAGAGTTCTACTGGCAGGACTACAGCACCCCGCAGAGAATCATTTGGTAA